TCATCGGTGCTGCCGTAGAACCTGAAAAGTTCCACAGCAAGCAACTCATTCGCCGCTTTTCGAGCCAATACGACATCCAAAACCCGAATCTTGAAGACAGAATTATGGCAGTTATAGACTATATCAGTGGTATGACCGATATCTACGCATTGGACATTTATCAGAAAATAAACGGTATAAGCCTGCCGATTGTCTGACAAGCAGCAACAAGAACGGCAAGAATGGAAGAGTTTCCGTGCAGCATCGCGTGTGAAAGCACAATAAACACAGCGGACTTCTCTAAAAATCTGTTGCAAGTATCCATCCCTTACTTTTCAAGCAATTTGCAACAGCTTTGCAAAAGTACATCAAAAAAAGGGCTTATCCAAAAAATCTGAAGAAAAAAAACAGGTATTTTAAAGACAATGGAAAATCAATATCAGAAGACGTTTCCCGAACTGATGGCTGGCAAAAAGATTATCTACGTTCACGGATTTATGTCAGCCGGCTCTACTCATACGGCGCAGGTGTTGCGAGACTGGATGCCTGAATGCACCGTCATCGCACCCGACCTTCCCATTCATCCCGAGGAGGCAATGGCTTTGCTCAAACAGCTTCAGCAAGAGGAGCATCCCGACCTCATCATCGGCACTTCAATGGGAGGTATGTACACGGAAATGCTCGATGGAACCGACAGAATTTGCGTCAATCCGGCATTTCAGATGGGTGCAACCATCACAGAAAACAATATGATGGGCAAGCAGACGTTCCAAAATCCTCGTCAAGACGGAATACAGGAAATCATTGTAACGAAATCGTTGCAGAAGGAATACAGAGATATGACCGAGAACTGTTTCAAGAAGGTAACACCCGAAGAACAGAAACGCGTGTTCGGGCTTTTCGGCGATAACGATCCTGTGGTGCATACTTTCGATCTTTTCAAGGAACATTACCCACAAGCGATTCGCTTTCACGGCGAACACAGACTCACGGAAAAGATTATTTTCCACTATCTGATACCTCTGATACGCAAGATTGACGACCGACAGGAAGGCCGTGAACGCAAAAGCGTGCTCATAGACTGGAATACCTTGACCGACAACTACGGCAAAGCAAAGTCAAGTCTTCACAAGGCCTACGAGTTTCTTTTGGAAAACTACAATGTCTACTTCGTAGCACCGTCTCCAACCAACGACCATAAGTTCATCGACAATGTTCAAAACTGGATTGAAGACGTATTCAGCGCGCCTGCTTGGAACCACGTTATCTTCACGAATCAGCCTCAACTGCTCTATGGGGACTATTATATTAATTCCGATGAAATCGACGATTTTATGGGCACTTCGCTGATTTTTGGAAGCGATGAATTTAAAACGTGGGAGGAAATAATTACTTATTTCGACCGATTAGGAGGACAATAGACAGAAGAACATTCTCCTTTATAATATAACCGAGAGCCGTTTCAGATATGACTACTTCAGAAGAACTTTTCAATCGTATTCTTGAAATCCTTGAATATCCGGAAAATCAGCCGGAAGTTCAGAATCGTCTGCTGCACGAAGCATTGGTAATAGCCTGCCACGAAGGACTGAAAAGCACAAAACACGGCTTCGGAAATCTTTCGTCGCAAGTAGACTCTCTGTGCCATAGACACAAAATTTCACCACAAGACATCGTTGCCATCCATCTGATGCGACGACACAGCAACTCCATTGCCCCCATTCTTCCTGAAGACTTGGCCTACGACTGCCGTGCCTTGGCTATCTTCGTATCGGCTGTTTTCAACGAAAGCATCCCTTCCCGTCTCACGCTGAAACTCCCACGAATAGGCAGACGCACGGCAAACATTCAGATTTCCAACTACCGATATATCCGTTGCACGGTGCGTTCGTGGGACAGCAGTACCATCAATGTAAGCGTGTTGAATCAGGACAGCAGCGAGGAAGAGCTCGTGGTGGACTACACCGACACGCCCGAATACATCGACCTGACCTACATCCGACCGATTCTCAGGCAGGGAATGCAGCTCAATCTGCTGGATTGCAACGTTACCCGCAAACGAGTAGTGCCTCGAATCATCGTAGTCGAGCCTGATTTTCTCCTCGATATTTCTTCCATCGCAAACTGTTTTGAGGATTACGGCCACCATCCATTGTCCTTTATGGTAAATCGGATGCAGACCCGCACCAACAGCAGGCATATTCTGCTCGGTAACTTTGCAGGTGCTGCACTCGACGATATAATCAACAACGACGATTACAGCATAGCCGACACTTTCAATGCGAATTTCAGAGACAAAGCATTGGACTTTGCCACCTGTCCCGGCTTCAATGGCGATGCATTCAAGCAAGATGCCCAACTTCAGGTTAGCAATATCGAAGAGATTGTGGCCGATATTTTCAAGACATACAATAAGGAAAAAGCCATCCTTGAGCCTTCTTTCGTCTGCGAACAACTCGGAATACAAGGCCGTGTAGACTTGATGACAACCGATTTCAAGCTGCTTGTTGAACAGAAATCAGGAAAGAACTACAACATTGAGCGAAAATGGCGCAACAGACACGGTTCGCTCCACGTGGAAAAGCACTACGTGCAGGTGCTGCTCTACTTCGGTATTCTGCAATACAATTTCAGACTGAGCGGAAAGAACACCGACATACGCCTGCTCTACTCGAAATATCCCCTCCCCGACGGTCTTTTAGAAGTAGAACCCTTGCAGAAACTGATGATGGAAGCCATAAAATTCCGCAATCAGGTTGTGGCAACGGAATACTGGATAGCCGACAACGATTTCGCACGTCTCATCCCACAGCTCACTCCGAAAACGCTGCAAGTGACGAAAGACAACGATAAATTCTTCAAGGACTGGATACTTCCAAGACTTACCGAAACGCTCGCACCTCTCCACCGACTGTCGCCTTTGGAGAAGGCTTACTATTGCAGAATGACGCGTTTCGTCATCAAGGAACAGATTATCTCGAAAGTCGGGGTACAGGAAGGCACCGGCAGCAGTAATGCCGACCTGTGGAATATGCCCTTGGCAGGGAAGATAGAAACGGGAAACATCTATGTTGGACTTACAATTACCCGAAAAGAACAGAGCAAATCCTTTAACGGCTACGACACCATTACGCTGAACGTCCCGGAACAGGGCGACGATTTCCTCCCAAATTTCCGTCGCGGCGATATGGTCTACCTCTATTCATATAAGAAAGGAGAAGAACCCGACGTGCGAAGGAGCATCCTCTTCAAAGGCTCGCTCGTGGAGATTCGCAGCAGGGAACTGATTGTACACCTCAACGACGGACAGCAGAACCCCGAAATCATCAGCGGCGGCCTTTTTGCTATCGAGCGGAGCGGCAGCGACATCACGACCTCGTCGGCCATCAACGGTCTGCACGGTTTCATCACAGCCAATGAAGACAGAAAACAACTACTGCTCGGGCAGCGCATTCCAACGAAAGACGAGACCCGACAACTCAGCCGGGAATACAACGAAACCCACGACAACATCATTCTCAAGGCAAAACAAGCCAATGACTACTTTCTCCTCATCGGACCTCCGGGCACAGGAAAGACCTCAATGGCACTACAATATCTCGTGAGAGAACTCATCATCGACCCCTCTTCCTCGTCTTCCGAACAGGGAGGCGTGGCTCTACTGCTCTCCTACACCAACCGTGCCGTGGACGAAATCTGCGGCATGCTTTCCGACAATAGCATCAACTATATCAGAATGGGGAACGAATTCAGTTGCGACCAACGGTTCAAAGACCATCTTTTGTCGCACGCAATCGAAGAGAATCCCACCCTCGAGAGCATCAGAAAGACACTCGATGAAACGAAAATCATCGTCAGCACCACTTCCTATCTGGCAAGTCATCCCTTCATCTTCAACATCAAGCACTTCGATATTGCCATCATCGACGAAGCCAGTCAGATACTGGAACCAAACATCATCGGTATTCTCTCGGCACATATCAACGGAACGCAATGCATCGACAAGTTTATCCTCATCGGCGATCACAAACAGTTGCCGGCAGTAGTGCAGCAAGATCAGGAGGAAGCAGCCATCAACGAGCCAATTCTAAAGAATATCCAGCTCGACAGTTGTGCCAACTCCCTCTTTGAACGCCTTATCAGAACCGAAAGGGCAGCCGGAAGAACGGATTTCATCGGCACGCTGCGCAAGCAGGGACGTATGCACCCCGACATTGCAGCCTTCCCGAATGAGAAATTCTACTTCCGCGAACAACTGGAATGTGTTCCCCTGAAGCATCAGACAGAGGAAAATCTTTCCTATAATGCGCCTTCCGAAGACGCAATGGAGGACTTTCTGAAAGCACACAGAATGATTTTCATTCCTTCAAAATTCTGCAAGAAACCTGCCGTTTCTGAGAAAGTAAATACCGACGAGGCAAAAATAGTAAGCGATATAATTCGCCGTCTCCACCGACAGATGCGGGAATCGTTCAATCCCCAAAAGTCGATTGGCGTCATTGTGCCCTATCGCAACCAAATAGCGATGATAAGAAAAGAACTCGAAAAGCTGAACATTCCCGAACTGGAACAAATCAGTATTGACACCGTAGAGCGTTTTCAGGGCAGCCAGCGCGATGTAATCATCTACTCCTTTACCATTCAGAACCACTTCCAACTGGAGTTTCTTACCGCCAACACCTTCATCGAGGACGGGAAAGAGATAGACCGTAAGCTCAATGTTGCCATCACGCGTGCCCGAAAGCAACTCATCCTCACAGGAAACGAACCTACACTTCGGCAAAACGGATTGTTCGCAGAGTTGATAGATTTCATAACAGAGCGGGGCGGAAAGGCGAGCTACGCCATGCAGTATGTTTAGAAATGGAAACGGATCAGAATCTGTAAACTCAAAAAAATGATTCTGATTAAGAAACTTTATTTCCTTTTAGAATCGCAGATTGAAAGAGAGCAACATTTCCATTCCACGCAAAGCAATGTCGTAATAAGTGTAATTGACTCCGTTATAGGCAGACTCAATATAGGTTTTATTGTTCAGCAGGTTGATAGCAGAAGCCTTTAGCTGTATTTTTCTGCTCAACATATATTTCAGTCCCGCATTCAAGAAACTCACCGTAGCATAATTGCTATGGACGATTTCACGATAAATCTGTGAGAAGTCCATATACACTTGCAGTTTCTGAATCGGGAAAATATCCATCTTCAGGGTATAGCTGAAATCCTTGAGCAGATTGTGGCTGTCAGAAAATCTGTCGCACTCTTTCCAATGAATGTTGGTGCCTGCCGTTGCTGAAGTATGAATCCATTGCAGTTTGTTCCATTCCAGCTTTATCGTATTGGACAAGGCGTGGAATCTGACCTTACCCTCCATACCGTTTTGCGAAATATCCTGTCCATTATCTGCATAACTGACGGAATACTTCAGAGACAGTCCTTCATTGCGAAATATCTTTTTAATGTCGTATGCGGCACTAAGCATCGTTGCAACGTTTTCTTTCCACTTGGAGCTTGCCAGTGTCAGGTCTTCCGCATACCGGTATTCCATCAGATAATCTCTGTTTTGCCGTACCCATCCCATAAAGAGATTCATAGACAATAGGCGCGATGTATCGAGATAGGACAGACGGCAGTTTGAAATGAAAGATTTATTGACCGACAAACTGTCCAAACCTGCTGTAAACATACGGTAATTATTGCCCGCCACTCCATTATACATAATATTTGTGGTGCTCGCATCCTGATTATATCCGATATTAATGTTGGCTGTCAGCGAAGGAGTCAGCTTCCAGTTCAAATCTACTGATGGCGCAATAAGGAACTTGCTTTGCGCCTTTCCCCACACATTGTAATTGATGTGTTCCATTGGGAAGGACAATATAAGCTCTGCCCTGTTCAGGTTCATCGTGTAGGAAGGCTCAAAGGTATTGAGCCAATAGTGGCTTGCGTTATCCTTATTCTGTTCAAAGATGCTCAGTTTGTTTCTCTTATGCTCGGAGATAAAAGCCAAGCTCAGGCTGTTGCCCCACAGGCTAAATGCCGTTCCTACCCGATTGCGCAAGAAGAAAGAAGTTGTTTTTGTCCGTTGCCGTTCTTCGCCTTCCCCTCCATACAGCACGCCCAATGTTTCTTTTGTGCGATAGGTACGGGCAATGGAAGACAGGGTAAGCGTCTGACTCCCTATATTGAAATGAGCGTTGAGGACATTTTGCAGAAACATCGGTCGCACCTTTATGCCTTCCTCAATCCCTGCGATATTGGTATGGTAGCGATTCTCTGTCTTCATCCACGAGCTTTCTCCTGTAAGAATATCCTCAAGATACAGTTTCGGAGCATTCAGTTCGTATCTGATTTGTCCTTTCAGCACATCCGTCTCTCCATTCAGAGACTGCTTCTGAAAGGTGGTAATGGTGTCGGCTGCCACATATTGGTTGTATAAGCTGTCTGTTCTCACTTCGTCCTCGTGGTTATAGAGCAGGTTTACACGCATATTGGCGTATTTATTGAAAGCGCGGAGATAGTTTATCCCTGCGAAATACGACTTGTTTTTCAAGAAATACAGAGGCGAAATGGGGAGTGCGTTATACGAATTCGCCGACAGGATGGACTCCGGCAAAGGCTCGTTCGTGTACATTCTGTCGTAGTTGGCCATTTCCCTTGTCAGCGCAGACAGGCTGATTCCACGATTATCCATAGTGCCCGTTACGAGCCATT
The Prevotella sp. HUN102 genome window above contains:
- a CDS encoding DEAD/DEAH box helicase, with translation MTTSEELFNRILEILEYPENQPEVQNRLLHEALVIACHEGLKSTKHGFGNLSSQVDSLCHRHKISPQDIVAIHLMRRHSNSIAPILPEDLAYDCRALAIFVSAVFNESIPSRLTLKLPRIGRRTANIQISNYRYIRCTVRSWDSSTINVSVLNQDSSEEELVVDYTDTPEYIDLTYIRPILRQGMQLNLLDCNVTRKRVVPRIIVVEPDFLLDISSIANCFEDYGHHPLSFMVNRMQTRTNSRHILLGNFAGAALDDIINNDDYSIADTFNANFRDKALDFATCPGFNGDAFKQDAQLQVSNIEEIVADIFKTYNKEKAILEPSFVCEQLGIQGRVDLMTTDFKLLVEQKSGKNYNIERKWRNRHGSLHVEKHYVQVLLYFGILQYNFRLSGKNTDIRLLYSKYPLPDGLLEVEPLQKLMMEAIKFRNQVVATEYWIADNDFARLIPQLTPKTLQVTKDNDKFFKDWILPRLTETLAPLHRLSPLEKAYYCRMTRFVIKEQIISKVGVQEGTGSSNADLWNMPLAGKIETGNIYVGLTITRKEQSKSFNGYDTITLNVPEQGDDFLPNFRRGDMVYLYSYKKGEEPDVRRSILFKGSLVEIRSRELIVHLNDGQQNPEIISGGLFAIERSGSDITTSSAINGLHGFITANEDRKQLLLGQRIPTKDETRQLSREYNETHDNIILKAKQANDYFLLIGPPGTGKTSMALQYLVRELIIDPSSSSSEQGGVALLLSYTNRAVDEICGMLSDNSINYIRMGNEFSCDQRFKDHLLSHAIEENPTLESIRKTLDETKIIVSTTSYLASHPFIFNIKHFDIAIIDEASQILEPNIIGILSAHINGTQCIDKFILIGDHKQLPAVVQQDQEEAAINEPILKNIQLDSCANSLFERLIRTERAAGRTDFIGTLRKQGRMHPDIAAFPNEKFYFREQLECVPLKHQTEENLSYNAPSEDAMEDFLKAHRMIFIPSKFCKKPAVSEKVNTDEAKIVSDIIRRLHRQMRESFNPQKSIGVIVPYRNQIAMIRKELEKLNIPELEQISIDTVERFQGSQRDVIIYSFTIQNHFQLEFLTANTFIEDGKEIDRKLNVAITRARKQLILTGNEPTLRQNGLFAELIDFITERGGKASYAMQYV
- a CDS encoding carboxypeptidase-like regulatory domain-containing protein, with protein sequence MVMQNRNIIIIFVILFVALTKVQGQEHLSQFTGIVADKASKAVKGAVCKLKNEKDSIISYAFTNAKGEYKLPFSREGEMIEISHLSYEIQTVILRPNDFRYDVTLADKANELKEVVVSVAPISRSKDTLNYNVAAFRKQEDVSIEDVIRRLPGIEVATSGEITYQGKSINKLNIEGLDLMGDKYNQATQNMPAEAVSQIQVMENNQPVRVLDGRVNNNHATLNIKLKKGYKLRPFGELEGGVGNHHIWEGSATAIEVSPHNQWLVTGTMDNRGISLSALTREMANYDRMYTNEPLPESILSANSYNALPISPLYFLKNKSYFAGINYLRAFNKYANMRVNLLYNHEDEVRTDSLYNQYVAADTITTFQKQSLNGETDVLKGQIRYELNAPKLYLEDILTGESSWMKTENRYHTNIAGIEEGIKVRPMFLQNVLNAHFNIGSQTLTLSSIARTYRTKETLGVLYGGEGEERQRTKTTSFFLRNRVGTAFSLWGNSLSLAFISEHKRNKLSIFEQNKDNASHYWLNTFEPSYTMNLNRAELILSFPMEHINYNVWGKAQSKFLIAPSVDLNWKLTPSLTANINIGYNQDASTTNIMYNGVAGNNYRMFTAGLDSLSVNKSFISNCRLSYLDTSRLLSMNLFMGWVRQNRDYLMEYRYAEDLTLASSKWKENVATMLSAAYDIKKIFRNEGLSLKYSVSYADNGQDISQNGMEGKVRFHALSNTIKLEWNKLQWIHTSATAGTNIHWKECDRFSDSHNLLKDFSYTLKMDIFPIQKLQVYMDFSQIYREIVHSNYATVSFLNAGLKYMLSRKIQLKASAINLLNNKTYIESAYNGVNYTYYDIALRGMEMLLSFNLRF
- a CDS encoding YqiA/YcfP family alpha/beta fold hydrolase, translating into MENQYQKTFPELMAGKKIIYVHGFMSAGSTHTAQVLRDWMPECTVIAPDLPIHPEEAMALLKQLQQEEHPDLIIGTSMGGMYTEMLDGTDRICVNPAFQMGATITENNMMGKQTFQNPRQDGIQEIIVTKSLQKEYRDMTENCFKKVTPEEQKRVFGLFGDNDPVVHTFDLFKEHYPQAIRFHGEHRLTEKIIFHYLIPLIRKIDDRQEGRERKSVLIDWNTLTDNYGKAKSSLHKAYEFLLENYNVYFVAPSPTNDHKFIDNVQNWIEDVFSAPAWNHVIFTNQPQLLYGDYYINSDEIDDFMGTSLIFGSDEFKTWEEIITYFDRLGGQ